CGCAGCCGCGGGGATCTCAGTGACCTTGATCGCCGTGTACTGCTGGCGGTGGCCCTGACGACGGCGGTAGCCGGTCTTGTTCTTGTAGCGAAGGATGTCGATCTTGACGCCCTTGTGGTGGTCCACGACCTCGGCCTGGACCTTGATGCCGGCCAGCACCCACGGGTCGCTGGTGACAGCTTCGCCGTCGACAACGAGCAGGGTCGAGAGCTCGACCGTGTCGCCAACCTTGGCAGTGGAAATCTTGTCAACCTCAACGATGTCGCCGACAGCAACCTTGTGCTGGCGACCACCGCTGCGCACGATGGCGTACACGCGGATCTCACTCTCTCGCTCGGGAAC
This portion of the Streptomyces canus genome encodes:
- the rplU gene encoding 50S ribosomal protein L21; amino-acid sequence: MYAIVRSGGRQHKVAVGDIVEVDKISTAKVGDTVELSTLLVVDGEAVTSDPWVLAGIKVQAEVVDHHKGVKIDILRYKNKTGYRRRQGHRQQYTAIKVTEIPAAAK